Proteins encoded in a region of the Isosphaeraceae bacterium EP7 genome:
- a CDS encoding PadR family transcriptional regulator produces MLPWETQLRKGVVELAVLASIARGETYGYRIVEALRSHPGLEFTESTVYPVLTRLARDGFLAVRTAPSPSGPTRQYYRLTDEGRARLDEMAGRWRTVAGSIEAFLRGAHE; encoded by the coding sequence ATGCTTCCTTGGGAGACGCAACTGCGCAAGGGGGTGGTCGAGCTGGCGGTGCTGGCCTCGATCGCCCGCGGCGAGACGTACGGGTATCGGATCGTGGAGGCGTTGCGCAGCCACCCCGGCCTGGAATTCACCGAGAGCACGGTGTACCCGGTGCTGACGAGGCTGGCGCGTGACGGGTTCCTGGCGGTCCGCACGGCGCCATCGCCGAGCGGCCCGACCAGGCAGTATTACCGCCTGACGGACGAAGGGCGGGCGAGGCTGGACGAGATGGCCGGGCGCTGGCGGACGGTGGCCGGTTCGATCGAGGCATTCCTGCGAGGGGCCCACGAATGA